The DNA segment GGAAGTTGATGTAGAATAGTAGTTTGCTCGGGTCTTCGCTTATGTAAGCTTCTTTCATATGGTTCAAAATCGGAATGATTTTGGATAGGTCATCCAGGACAATGAAATATGTTATTAAACTGTCATAAACGTAGTCATAGCTGGGAAATCCAACCGTCCcgaatttttcagtcaGAACATGAATATGGAAAAGACTTAAACAGATCATGAAGTAAAAATTGTCTTTATGATCGGGGgaaattttcatattcatgGCAGATATTTCCTTTAACGCAAGGATtatcaaaataaataaatccTGGAACTTGCGATCTAGCTGTTTTTGTTGTTCGAATGGCCTCACGGCATCTGACAAATATTGGCATATCTTTTCCAGTTTGTATAGGGAATTCATCAAAGTTGGTTCATTTGATTTGGTGAACAAAGCGTTCAAGCAGTTAGCCAGGTGGTTCAGATTCGTCGATAGAACTGAGCTGACCGTGGAACCTTCCGTTGGCTGCCCAATGTCGTGCGTATACTCTGCCAGCAGGTCTAATAATCTCCCAGTGACTAAATCCCATGATATGTTAACTGCGTGAAAGGGGAAGTCTGTGATGGGATGACTGAAGAGTAAAACCATTGAGACGAGCAGATAATTCTTAATCAACGGGTTAGCATTGATGGCGGGATCATTCCAGAACTCTGCCCAGATTGGTAAAAACAGGTTAAATCTCCAGTTATTATAATAAAGCGCAGTCTTGTCGCGGGATTCGTCGATGAAGTAGGCATCATTCAATGACTTGAATCTCGGATAAGTGATCAGAATCCCGCCTAATACCATCAGTTGCGACAGGTTCCAAGCAGCTCGATGCGATTCCAACACAGCATTCCAGACTTGGTAGAAGTTGGAAATGGGCAGAGTGGGTTCAGAAACCTCCAGTTTCCAAAGGAAAACATCTTTGATGACGTGCAACAGACGTAGCGGTGGTAATTTGATAATGAGCTGCGACTGGAAAAGTGCCTTAACTAAACGGTACAGAGTGTCGGGGGATTTTATTCTGGGGACGTAGTATACCAAGTTAGCCGAGACTTCGTCCAGCAAACGCTGATCGTACGGGATCCTTGCCGTTGAAGAAAGAGCGGTGATCAGATATTCGACGTCATGATCAAACATGCTGCTTCTGCGCCCGTTCGCGAATGCCTTCTTCTTGCACATGCATGCATATCCATACTTTTCTCTTATGTTTgtctttttcgttttttcttccagtgAATTTTTCCCTTAATGCGGAAATAGTAACAATGCAGAAAGTAAgttaaaaagaagaaagacaaAGAGCTATGTAGAGTATGTTGTTGTATGTAGCGCTTTTTCTACAAATGGAAAGTCACAGACACATTATATCTTGAGGTTTTTAGTGCCTTCCTGGGCCTGCTTCAAGTCCTGTCTTCTTTGCACGTCCCAGTTATACAATCTTGCGCAATTGACTTCCATCGTGGTAATGTTCTCCCTTAGGAACTCAACGTCCTCCGTAGAGACCGTCAGGGATTGCTCCGAGTCCGCGAGCTTCTTCTGTAGTAGCTCTATGGCCTCATCAACCGGGTATTCCAGCATCACGTCTGCGCCCAGCCACAGTCCGACTTTCAAGTCGGCACGGTCCTC comes from the Saccharomyces kudriavzevii IFO 1802 strain IFO1802 genome assembly, chromosome: 7 genome and includes:
- the PEX8 gene encoding Pex8p (similar to Saccharomyces cerevisiae PEX8 (YGR077C); ancestral locus Anc_3.136), which encodes MFDHDVEYLITALSSTARIPYDQRLLDEVSANLVYYVPRIKSPDTLYRLVKALFQSQLIIKLPPLRLLHVIKDVFLWKLEVSEPTLPISNFYQVWNAVLESHRAAWNLSQLMVLGGILITYPRFKSLNDAYFIDESRDKTALYYNNWRFNLFLPIWAEFWNDPAINANPLIKNYLLVSMVLLFSHPITDFPFHAVNISWDLVTGRLLDLLAEYTHDIGQPTEGSTVSSVLSTNLNHLANCLNALFTKSNEPTLMNSLYKLEKICQYLSDAVRPFEQQKQLDRKFQDLFILIILALKEISAMNMKISPDHKDNFYFMICLSLFHIHVLTEKFGTVGFPSYDYVYDSLITYFIVLDDLSKIIPILNHMKEAYISEDPSKLLFYINFLNKIISYYSWRIRMPFVTQFIEPLLHFNGFLKGGLSSPLEIELRESIHTLAITSLSIDPSHSSQVAQWQVSRIANYLKMSMDQFIAGELSADQIQIIFSSLSMQFLSLRNYNRHLLRDSLHETYIKILNTKSPEKKNVLIECLIVQISLVEDPHHLIDWLNVCLQLINIHNKRLLQRLWDMVSGLESPLAIDWWYTTVIPAHSSKL